One segment of Marvinbryantia formatexigens DSM 14469 DNA contains the following:
- a CDS encoding recombinase family protein, protein MQIYKAIKYIRLSYTDDKTVESDSVANQRRLIDDYIARHPEIEVVAEKIDDGYSGVLFDRPAFQEMMRMIEQGEANCVIVKDLSRLGREYIETGRYMRRVFPAYGVRFIAINDNVDTENDAADDLTVSVKNIMNEAYCRDISVKTRSALEVKRRSGDFVGAFTIYGYVKVGDKHKSLEVDEYAANVVRDIFRKRLEGFSASHIADELNRLGILSPLAYKRNHGMPHAKGGYTDRKDCKWSATTIIRILQDETYTGTLVQGKQTTPHFKLKEREDKPSSEWIRVEGTHEAIIQKHDFDLVQRLRRIDTRTSPKSDKVYLFSGILICGCCGCRMTRKTNRYKDKEYHYYYCPTGKKNGCTSSVMLKESDLIECVQDSLKGHIENVASLDALLSSISQERINRELAQEYAAQIRVNEKRVAQTEGFKAKLYENLVSGILTKEEFLSYKRKYNADIELFQKAIAEWNDKLTDVLENRSERNRWINHFMKFSTMEDIDRRAVMQLIRSIRVMGKDELHIEFNYQDEYQKAISLAEQIATKNKERMVG, encoded by the coding sequence ATGCAGATTTACAAAGCGATTAAGTACATCCGTCTTTCTTATACGGATGATAAAACAGTAGAAAGTGACAGCGTTGCTAACCAGCGGCGCCTGATCGATGACTACATAGCCCGACACCCGGAAATTGAGGTTGTGGCAGAAAAAATTGACGATGGTTATAGTGGTGTTTTGTTTGATCGCCCGGCATTTCAGGAAATGATGCGGATGATCGAACAAGGCGAAGCTAACTGTGTGATTGTCAAAGACCTCTCCCGCTTAGGTCGTGAGTACATAGAAACAGGCCGTTATATGCGCAGGGTATTTCCAGCCTATGGAGTGCGTTTTATCGCAATTAACGATAATGTGGACACGGAAAATGACGCTGCCGATGATCTCACGGTTTCTGTCAAAAACATTATGAATGAGGCTTACTGTCGGGATATTTCTGTTAAGACACGGAGCGCCCTGGAAGTAAAACGGCGCAGCGGGGATTTTGTAGGTGCTTTTACCATTTATGGTTATGTGAAAGTCGGCGATAAACACAAGAGTCTGGAAGTAGACGAATATGCTGCTAATGTTGTGAGGGATATTTTCAGAAAACGGCTGGAGGGATTCAGCGCTTCCCATATAGCGGATGAACTGAACCGATTAGGAATTCTTTCGCCTTTAGCGTATAAGCGCAATCACGGAATGCCTCATGCAAAAGGTGGCTATACAGACCGAAAGGATTGCAAATGGTCTGCAACTACAATCATCCGCATTTTGCAGGATGAAACTTACACCGGAACACTGGTCCAGGGCAAACAGACAACGCCCCATTTCAAATTAAAAGAGCGTGAGGACAAACCTTCTTCGGAATGGATTCGTGTGGAGGGAACCCATGAAGCGATCATACAAAAGCACGATTTTGATCTGGTGCAACGGCTCCGCAGGATTGACACAAGGACTTCTCCCAAATCGGATAAGGTTTACCTGTTTTCCGGTATTTTGATCTGCGGCTGCTGTGGCTGCCGTATGACCCGCAAGACGAACCGCTATAAAGATAAAGAGTATCACTATTATTACTGCCCGACCGGCAAAAAGAATGGCTGCACATCGTCGGTCATGCTGAAAGAGTCGGATCTGATTGAATGTGTGCAGGACAGTTTGAAAGGACATATTGAAAATGTTGCTTCTCTGGATGCCCTGCTGTCCAGTATCAGTCAGGAACGGATCAACCGGGAATTGGCGCAGGAATATGCCGCACAGATCAGAGTAAATGAAAAGCGTGTGGCACAGACCGAGGGCTTTAAGGCAAAACTCTATGAAAATCTGGTGAGTGGAATTCTGACAAAGGAAGAATTTCTCTCTTATAAGCGAAAATACAATGCAGATATTGAACTGTTCCAAAAGGCAATCGCTGAATGGAACGATAAACTTACAGATGTATTGGAAAACCGAAGCGAACGAAACCGTTGGATCAACCATTTTATGAAATTTTCTACTATGGAGGATATTGACCGCCGGGCAGTCATGCAGCTTATCCGAAGCATACGGGTAATGGGTAAAGATGAACTGCATATTGAATTTAATTACCAGGATGAATATCAGAAAGCAATCTCTTTGGCGGAACAGATTGCTACAAAAAATAAAGAAAGGATGGTGGGCTAA
- a CDS encoding winged helix-turn-helix domain-containing protein, with protein sequence MQYILEQGVCHGTVLNSCHTSSAAKKNPLTEIQEGELYLCLEHRTVRVRERIINLTSKEFDILALLIANPKRVFTYELITDLVWKEDCDFYSRKAIHNHISKLRKKLRFEPDLPNYIESVAGIGYKFEHL encoded by the coding sequence ATGCAATATATTTTGGAGCAAGGAGTCTGTCATGGAACAGTACTCAATTCCTGTCACACTTCCTCCGCAGCAAAGAAGAATCCTCTAACAGAAATACAGGAAGGCGAGCTTTATCTATGCCTGGAACATCGTACTGTCAGGGTTCGCGAACGGATTATCAACCTGACAAGTAAGGAGTTTGATATACTGGCATTACTCATTGCCAATCCCAAACGTGTTTTTACTTACGAACTGATTACCGATTTGGTTTGGAAAGAGGATTGTGATTTCTATTCGAGAAAAGCGATTCATAATCATATAAGTAAGTTGCGTAAGAAATTGCGCTTTGAACCGGATCTTCCAAACTATATTGAGAGTGTCGCCGGGATCGGCTATAAATTTGAACATCTATAA
- a CDS encoding ABC transporter permease → MKRLMKAELYKFGHEKSVWIISAVLIACACISIFTQVYASAENAFTNLGKDVMVLYLACAIYAGVSFADEFNNRTIIHIIAHGYSRMQFLMAKLIHYLLGCLLIILAYLTISTGIAAAVLGTSTPASVFIGHILYNILRGLPFYFVMTMVFFFFVIVTRKGALAIAGSVSSAILFVVFTNKAYSAQAFPEQSWLRLLPNIQLSMLYDGSLIFTDYLIAIALSVISSIIIFTVCIAIIRKTEL, encoded by the coding sequence ATGAAACGATTGATGAAAGCGGAATTATATAAATTCGGACATGAAAAATCTGTTTGGATTATTTCTGCCGTTCTTATTGCTTGTGCGTGTATTTCTATTTTTACGCAGGTATATGCCAGTGCTGAAAATGCCTTTACTAATTTAGGAAAAGATGTAATGGTTCTATATTTGGCCTGTGCTATCTATGCCGGAGTATCGTTTGCCGACGAATTTAACAATCGAACAATTATTCATATTATTGCACATGGATATAGCCGTATGCAGTTTTTGATGGCAAAACTCATTCACTATTTACTTGGATGTCTGTTGATTATACTTGCCTATTTAACCATATCTACCGGAATTGCAGCGGCGGTTTTAGGAACAAGTACCCCTGCCTCGGTTTTTATAGGTCACATATTATATAACATATTAAGGGGATTACCTTTCTATTTTGTTATGACAATGGTTTTCTTTTTCTTTGTAATTGTAACACGAAAAGGAGCCTTAGCTATTGCGGGATCAGTTTCATCTGCCATTCTGTTTGTCGTTTTTACAAATAAGGCATATTCAGCTCAAGCATTTCCTGAGCAGAGTTGGTTGAGGTTACTTCCCAACATACAGTTATCTATGCTTTATGATGGTTCTCTGATATTCACGGATTATTTGATTGCAATAGCACTATCTGTAATTTCCAGCATTATTATATTTACAGTATGTATCGCAATTATTCGGAAAACTGAATTATAA
- a CDS encoding sigma-70 family RNA polymerase sigma factor, whose amino-acid sequence MKKINLRDYYPYYTQDMIVEVPDEVADILREYKLAEAAYFLRTYRHKAYFSLDYDINVEHEAMVLVLTPADIFEQKEENARLYEALASLPEKQRNRITSHFLLGMSLSDIAKSEGTGVSSVHEGIQRGLRRLKKNLEKMNTDPENYHQK is encoded by the coding sequence ATGAAGAAAATCAATCTTCGGGATTATTACCCGTATTATACACAGGACATGATCGTTGAGGTGCCGGATGAAGTTGCGGACATTCTCCGGGAATATAAACTTGCTGAAGCAGCTTATTTTTTGCGTACATACCGGCATAAAGCCTATTTTTCTTTGGATTATGACATCAATGTGGAACATGAGGCTATGGTGCTTGTTTTGACACCGGCAGATATTTTTGAACAGAAGGAAGAAAACGCCAGACTATATGAAGCGCTTGCCTCGTTGCCGGAAAAACAGCGTAACCGTATCACTTCACATTTTCTGTTGGGAATGAGTTTATCGGATATTGCAAAAAGCGAAGGAACCGGCGTCAGCTCTGTACATGAAGGAATCCAACGCGGACTTCGGCGTTTGAAAAAAAATTTAGAAAAAATGAATACAGACCCCGAAAATTACCATCAAAAATGA
- a CDS encoding recombinase family protein: protein MARKSRKQTAAPMLAPSLYVHVALYIRLSVEDNKKRGCSVENQKLVLNDFLSDKPDFVVYDTYIDNGATGTNFHRPGFQQMLSDIEAGHINCVIVKDLSRLGRNSIDTGYYIEQYFHAHNVRFIAVTDQFDTADSGNLHGGIMLPLKNMINEAYALDIGRKIKAQARQAMKDGDYIGARAPYGYRKDPDNCHKLLIDENTAPVVKQIFEWAHEHVSLNRIVRNLNEMGIPAPSHYKKATGEITSPGLIGSGKWQTRTVMKILESEVYTGDLVQGKTKIVDHQQVKAGEDNLIIAKCTHEPIISYELFNAVQEYRKQICEESKATPKRPYTPNIFKGKVFCADCGRSLHRQRAERRKGPDTYWFHCLTNSRVEKDSCKGATMQEKELISIVTAILEKELTVALGMSLPLFQLEARQKQEKDKLKIQMSAKRQEIEKTRRLIRGLYENFVQGILTNDEYFELKADYEYAINALSGEIEVFEKSMDSLDNQLARYRAMEKDAKTLAQDHVLTAELIERLIERIEIDHERNIHVTFRFKNEFQGKAVEPCATM, encoded by the coding sequence ATGGCAAGAAAAAGCAGAAAACAGACGGCAGCGCCTATGCTGGCACCATCTTTATATGTACATGTGGCTCTGTATATCCGTCTTTCTGTGGAGGATAACAAAAAGCGGGGCTGCTCAGTAGAAAATCAAAAGCTGGTACTGAATGACTTTCTTTCAGATAAACCGGACTTCGTTGTGTATGATACCTATATCGACAACGGAGCGACAGGGACAAATTTTCACCGCCCTGGATTTCAGCAAATGCTATCTGACATTGAAGCAGGCCACATTAACTGTGTGATTGTTAAGGATCTTTCCCGATTAGGGCGAAATTCTATTGACACAGGTTATTATATCGAACAGTATTTCCATGCTCATAATGTTCGCTTCATTGCTGTTACGGATCAGTTTGATACAGCGGATTCCGGAAATCTTCATGGCGGTATCATGCTGCCTTTGAAAAATATGATCAATGAAGCCTATGCTCTGGACATTGGACGAAAAATCAAAGCACAAGCGCGGCAGGCTATGAAAGATGGCGACTATATTGGTGCACGGGCACCTTATGGTTACAGGAAAGACCCTGATAATTGCCATAAACTTCTGATTGATGAAAATACTGCCCCTGTGGTAAAACAGATTTTTGAATGGGCACATGAGCATGTGTCTCTGAACCGGATTGTCCGCAATCTAAATGAGATGGGGATTCCGGCACCGAGCCATTATAAAAAGGCCACTGGCGAGATTACCAGTCCGGGCCTGATTGGAAGCGGCAAATGGCAGACCCGTACAGTGATGAAAATTTTAGAAAGCGAAGTCTATACAGGCGATCTGGTGCAAGGAAAAACAAAGATTGTAGATCATCAGCAGGTCAAGGCTGGAGAAGATAATCTGATTATTGCCAAATGCACCCATGAACCGATCATTAGCTATGAATTGTTTAATGCAGTTCAGGAATACAGAAAACAGATCTGTGAAGAAAGCAAAGCAACTCCAAAACGCCCCTACACGCCAAACATTTTCAAAGGCAAAGTGTTCTGTGCTGATTGTGGCAGAAGCCTTCACCGGCAACGTGCCGAGCGCCGGAAAGGCCCCGATACTTATTGGTTCCACTGCCTTACAAACAGCCGGGTAGAAAAAGATAGCTGCAAAGGCGCAACGATGCAGGAAAAGGAACTGATTTCTATTGTTACGGCTATTCTTGAAAAAGAGCTGACAGTTGCGCTGGGAATGTCGCTGCCACTCTTTCAGTTGGAGGCAAGACAAAAACAGGAAAAAGATAAGCTGAAAATTCAGATGTCGGCCAAACGGCAGGAAATTGAAAAAACACGCCGGCTGATCCGTGGTCTATATGAAAATTTTGTGCAGGGTATTTTGACAAATGATGAATACTTTGAATTGAAGGCGGATTATGAATATGCTATCAATGCTCTGTCTGGTGAGATTGAAGTATTTGAAAAATCTATGGACTCCCTGGACAACCAGCTTGCCCGATACCGTGCAATGGAAAAGGATGCAAAAACACTGGCACAGGATCATGTGCTGACTGCAGAACTGATTGAACGGCTCATTGAACGAATTGAGATCGACCACGAGCGGAATATTCATGTAACCTTCCGTTTCAAAAATGAATTTCAGGGAAAGGCGGTGGAACCGTGCGCAACTATGTGA
- a CDS encoding DUF6870 family protein produces MELNTIVSEVGTLVDIRDVSVNKELSRDERIAEFVQQIKNPYHFKCGRFTVQASFSAEGATLEECIKGILR; encoded by the coding sequence ATGGAATTGAACACCATTGTCAGTGAAGTGGGTACGCTGGTAGACATTCGGGATGTCTCTGTCAACAAAGAACTTTCCCGTGATGAACGGATTGCAGAATTTGTTCAGCAAATCAAAAATCCATACCATTTTAAGTGTGGACGTTTTACTGTACAAGCCAGTTTTTCTGCTGAAGGTGCTACCCTGGAAGAATGTATCAAGGGTATTTTGCGATAG
- a CDS encoding DUF3592 domain-containing protein, whose protein sequence is MEKETMGTVISVTKQWWLKVNRKPVRAHAMDGAAFPHTIKVKYTIDGKEYICRKWIGAGNKIPDKGTTIKVTYCEDNPSKARIEL, encoded by the coding sequence ATGGAAAAAGAAACAATGGGAACTGTAATTTCAGTTACAAAACAATGGTGGTTAAAAGTGAATCGTAAACCTGTCCGCGCTCATGCTATGGATGGCGCAGCCTTTCCGCATACTATCAAGGTCAAATATACGATAGACGGCAAAGAATACATCTGCCGAAAATGGATTGGCGCAGGAAACAAAATTCCTGACAAGGGAACAACGATTAAAGTTACCTATTGTGAAGATAATCCATCGAAAGCAAGAATTGAACTCTAA